The Miscanthus floridulus cultivar M001 chromosome 17, ASM1932011v1, whole genome shotgun sequence genome has a window encoding:
- the LOC136515773 gene encoding uncharacterized protein: MRSVKRFNMKGKLAPRYVGPFKVLKRCGEVAYQLELSENLSSVHDVFHVSQLKKCLRVPEEQIPLEELAVKDDLTYEEFPIKILDMAEKVTRSRTIRMCKVQWNRYSKAEATWEREDDLRKT; encoded by the coding sequence atgagaagtgtgaaaaggttCAACATGAAAGGTAAACTAGCACCAAGGTATGTTGGTCCGTTTAAAGTTTTAAAGAGATGTGGAGAAGTGGCTTATCAATTAGAATTGTCTGAGAACCTGTCtagtgtgcatgatgtgttccatgtgtctcaacttaAGAAGTGTTTACGTGTGCCTGAGGAGCAAATACCATTAGAGGAACTTGCTGTTAAAGATGATTTgacatatgaggagtttccaatTAAGATTTTGGATATGGCTGAGAAAGTTACGAGAAGCAGAACAATTaggatgtgcaaggttcagtggaatcggtattcgaaagcagaggcaacttgggaaagagaagatgatttGAGAAAGACATAG